A genomic segment from Dioscorea cayenensis subsp. rotundata cultivar TDr96_F1 unplaced genomic scaffold, TDr96_F1_v2_PseudoChromosome.rev07_lg8_w22 25.fasta BLBR01000990.1, whole genome shotgun sequence encodes:
- the LOC120255418 gene encoding uncharacterized protein LOC120255418: MQQLFLDGPWSVNGIILQMCPWKTFFEPSFVKLNSAAIWVQFHNLPVECWDGDVLETIASNFGNLIKVDEFTSTLARSKYARVCIEIDLSKPLCRGFWIGDDFQKVFVVVMYERLPIFCYNCGLIGHGSKSCTRAASSGAGGFSLPARDERVPVERTAQVSNDVDHIMDVSNPIFVPGSDDNMASDFGPWLLVSCQHGRARGRGRSSTFHASHDSPHSDVVETLNVQNPVANLAINHNFMINETLGDNPLDPPLYPSLNPQTTTLSDPSSQNAVIPP, from the coding sequence ATGCAGCAACTCTTTCTGGATGGACCTTGGTCTGTAAATGGGATCATTTTACAGATGTGTCCTTGGAAAACATTTTTTGAACCAAGCTTCGTTAAGCTAAACTCCGCAGCAATATGGGTGCAGTTTCATAACTTGCCGGTAGAATGTTGGGACGGTGATGTTCTAGAGACCATTGCTAGCAACTTTGGTAATCTTATCAAGGTTGACGAGTTTACATCCACACTGGCAAGATCCAAATACGCTAGAGTTTGCATCGAGATAGACTTATCTAAACCTCTTTGTCGCGGATTTTGGATCGGAGATGATTTTCAGAAGGTGTTCGTCGTGGTGATGTATGAGAGATTGCCGATATTCTGCTACAACTGTGGACTTATTGGTCATGGTAGTAAATCATGCACTCGAGCTGCTTCGTCCGGGGCCGGTGGGTTCTCTTTGCCCGCTCGTGATGAACGAGTGCCGGTGGAAAGAACTGCCCAGGTTTCGAACGACGTAGATCATATCATGGATGTATCTAATCCCATCTTCGTCCCTGGTTCTGATGACAATATGGCCTCTGACTTCGGACCATGGCTTTTGGTTTCCTGCCAGCACGGCCGTGCTCGGGGTCGTGGGCGGTCGTCCACTTTCCACGCCTCTCATGATTCACCACACTCTGACGTCGTTGAAACATTAAACGTTCAAAATCCTGTTGCAAATCTAGCCATTAACCACAACTTCATGATCAATGAAACACTAGGAGATAACCCTCTAGATCCACCGCTTTATCCTTCGCTTAATCCCCAGACCACTACTCTGTCAGACCCTTCAAGTCAAAACGCTGTTATCCCTCCTTGA
- the LOC120255419 gene encoding uncharacterized protein LOC120255419, with the protein MKVYMRAQGLWYAIEPIDPNEEIETRKDQMALAAIYQGISEETLLVLAEKETAKEAWEMLKTMHMGGRASRRQRSKLRINKIRALGDKVEEAYVIKKLLRVVPSKFIQIASTIEQFGNVHTMTVEEVIGSLKAHEERLRGYEDEKEEHILLTKTEWKIREESEGTSNSLRGRGGNNWRGRGRGRGNSDDRSGNEGTHQEKKFDKTKMKYYNCHYFCHYAYECRSKKKDEEAYFVEKQDDNDDEPTLLMTTHLVEKQDNDDESTLLMTEVCERLQDMKHAAEEIILHEMNIKPSVRTKEIVYGNNLWYLDLGASNHMTGSRSQFSKLDETIVGRVKFGDDSIINIQGKCTVMFQCQNGEHRLLTDVYFIPTLRSNIVSLGQLDEHGCESVIKGGYLGGRLFTRVKR; encoded by the exons ATGAAGGTGTACATGCGTGCACAGGGCTTGTGGTATGCCATTGAGCCTATTGATCCGAATGAGGAGATAGAGACGCGGAAGGATCAGATGGCCCTTGCTGCCATCTATCAAGGTATTAGCGAGGAGACACTCCTTGTGTTGGCTGAGAAGGAGACCGCCAAGGAGGCATGGGAGATGTTGAAGACAATGCACATGGGCGGCCGAGCGTCGAGGAGGCAAAGATCCAAACTACGAA TCAACAAAATTCGTGCATTGGGCGACAAGGTGGAGGAGGCCTATGTCATCAAGAAGCTCCTTCGTGTTGTCCCTTCCAAGTTTATTCAGATTGCATCGACGATTGAGCAGTTCGGCAATGTCCATACGATGACCGTGGAGGAGGTCATCGGGTCGCTTAAAGCCCATGAAGAACGATTACGGGGTTACGAggatgagaaagaagaacaCATCCTATTGACAAAGACCGAATGGAAGATAAGAGAAGAAAGTGAAGGTACGTCGAACTCGTTGAGAGGACGAGGAGGAAACAACTGGCGTGGCCGTGGGCGTGGACGCGGAAACAGTGATGATAGAAGTGGAAATGAAGGCACTCATCAAGAGAAGAAGTTTGACAAGACCAAGATGAAATACTATAATTGTCATTATTTTTGTCATTATGCCTATGAGTGCAGatccaagaagaaggatgaggaAGCCTATTTTGTGGAGAAAcaagatgataatgatgatgagccGACGCTACTCATGACAACCCATCTTGTGGAGAaacaagataatgatgatgagtCGACACTACTCATGACAGAAGTATGTGAGCGCTTGCAAGACATGAAGCATGCGGCAGAGGAGATCATATTGCATGAGATGAACATCAAGCCTAGTGTTAGAACTAAGGAAATAGTGTATGGGAACAACTTGTGGTATCTTGACTTGGGTGCAAGTAACCACATGACTGGGAGCCGAAGCCAATTCTCAAAGTTGGACGAGACAATAGTTGGAAGAGTCAAGTTCGGTGATGATTCCATCATAAACATCCAAGGAAAATGCACTGTAATGTTTCAGTGTCAAAATGGTGAGCATCGTCTTCTCACAGATGTTTACTTCATACCTACTTTGCGCAGCAATATTGTGAGTTTGGGTCAACTTGATGAGCATGGATGCGAGTCGGTGATTAAAGGAGGATACTTAGGTGGAAGGCTGTTCACAAGGGTGAAGAGATGA